The stretch of DNA TCCCAATCGTTGCTATTGGAGGAATCACACCTGAAAATGCACACGAACCGCTGCAGGCTGGTGCCGACGGTGTGGCGATCATTTCAGCGATTTGTCAATGTCAGGACCGTCATGCAACAGTTTCCTTGATATTAAGCAAAGATGGAATTAGGAGATAATTGGTTAGTTGCCCCAATAACGGGGAAAGTTGCCCCTATAACATGAAGAGTTGCCCCTATAGCTCGAAAAGTTGCCCCAATACATCAAATGAAGACATGAATGAAGCCTTCCCAACTTTTGCAGGGAAGGCTTTTCACTTCTTTTAATACGATTTGCTCAACAAAGTCATTGTCGAATTAAGTTCTAATTTGCGTTCTTTCTTATTACAGTGTAAGACAACGACTTGAAAAAAGGAGCGTAAACATGTTAATAGATGGGGTGTTTTCTGGAGGAGGCTTGAAAAATTTTGCATTAGTTGGTGCATATCAAGTAATGGAGGAAAAGGGATATCGCTTTCAACGAGTAGCGGGAACAAGTGCAGGGGCTATTCTTGCCTGCTTTATTGCTGCTGGATACACTGGTAAGGAAATAGAAGAGATGCTGGATGATTTAGATTTCAAAACCCTACTCGATACACGAAAATCAATCGTTCCATTACCAATTATGAAATGGATTTTCCTGTATTGGCACATGGGGCTGTACCAAGGCAATGCACTGGAAAACTGGTTCATGGAAAAATTGGCGGCAAAAGGGGTATATTCTTTTGGTGATTTACCGGAAGGTACATTGAAGCTCGTGGCTTCAGATTTGACGAATGGCAAAATAATTGTTTTTCCAGATGACTTGGCAAGTTATGGGCTATCAGCAGATACCTTCCCCATTGCCCGTGCTTTACGTATGAGTTGTGGCATCCCTTTTTTCTTTGAACCAGCCACTTTGAAAGTCAAGAATGGGGAGACAATTTTTGTTGATGGGGGAGTGTTGAGTAACTTTCCTTTGTGGTTATTCGATGATAAAGATGGAAATAGGGAACGACCCGTTCTTGGTTTGAAAATCAGTCGTGGCCACCACGAATCGAAAGGAAATAAAATCAACAATGGACTCAATTTATTCGAAGCGCTTTTTTCAACGATGCAAAATGCACATGATGAAAGGTACATCTCCAGGAAACATGAGAAAGATATTATCTTCATACCAGTAGATGATGTTAACACTACAGATTTTGATCTTAGTAAAGAAAAGAGGGAGGCTCTGATTGAAAGAGGACGGAGTCGAACCGAGCAATTTCTGAAATCTTGGACACCGCCAATTCATGGAAGAAGCTTTCAAACTTCAAATCGTTAGTATTAATATCTGTGAGTTTCGATTAACAACCTGCTTTCAAAATAGTTGAAAACCTTCCTTTTATTCTTTGAATGAATGGGGGTTTTTCTTGCTTATAACCTTAAAAATCACTGGATATAATTGCAGTTTTCAAGAAGAAGAGTTATTAAACGATTCAATTAGTTGATTTTAATAATGCATCGTATTATAGTAGTTGATGGGTCAATTGTTGACCCGTCAAACATTGAAGGGGTGGTTTTATGTCCAACTCATGTTCAGATGAAGGAAAAATTGTCTATCGATTATATGAGATAAATAAGCAAACAAGCCCGAAGTTTGAGCGCTGTACAGGCATCAGTCAATCCCGATTGGATTTGTTGAACAAGTTGTTTGAAGTGGATGAAATCAGTCAGACGGAGCTTCAAAAAGAAGTGAATATAGATCATGCAGCTGTAACGAGGCACTTAAAGCAATTGGAAGAAAAGGGAATGGTCACACGACGTAAGAATCCCGCAGATAATCGATTTACGTTTGTTCGTCTGACGGATGAAGGTCGTGAAAGAATTGTTGCTTACCAAGAAGAGAAACAGCAATTCATTTCGAAGGTTTTAACTGGATTCAATGCAGAGGAACGCTCTTTACTTTTGGACATGCTGACACGGATACAAGACAACGTCAAAAACATTAATCCAAATGAGTAGTCGCAATACGACAAACTAGTATAAATATAAAGGAGAATGAAAAATGAACCATACACTTATTAATGACTTTAATGAAATCGTAACAGGACGTCGTTCCATCCGGAATTATGATCCAACTGTGAAAATAACAAGACTGGAAATGACTGAAATACTAACAACTGCCACGCTTGCCCCTTCATCCGTTAATCTTCAACCTTGGCGTTTTGTTGTCATCGATAGCCCAGAAGGTAAAGCGACATTGGCTCCCCTGGCCAAATTCAATCAAAACCAAGTGGCAACATCTGCTGCAATGATTGCCGTATTTGCAGATATGAACAGCATCGACTATGCTGACGACATTTACGGTAAGGCAGTGGAACAAGGTCTGATGCCAGCTGAAGTCAGAGATGCACAGCTACCAGCTATCAAAGGATTGGTTTCAACCATGTCACCGGAACAATTGAAGGAAATGAACTTAATTGATGCTGGTTTAGTATCCATGCAACTGATGCTCGCAGCAAGAGCTCACGGCTATGACACGAATCCAATCGGTGGTTATGAAAAGGACCAAATTGCTGAAGCTTTTGGTATGGACAAAGAGCGTTACTATCCCGTTATGCTAATTTCGATTGGAAAAGCGATAGATAAAGGGTATCAGTCTGTCCGTCTACCTGTGGATGCCATCACAGAATGGAAATAAAGCTAACAGTCAAGTAACAGAAAAGAGGAACTGAATCGATGTTTATTATTCATGCTGAATTTCAAGTGCAAGTAGAAAAAGAACAAGCATTTTTGGAAGAAATTCATCCACTAATCACAGCCTCTAGAGCTGAAAGTGGAAATGTTTCATACGACTTAATGAAAGATATAGAGAAAGAAAACTTATACACGATGGTCGAAGTATGGCAAGATATGAACGCTGTCGAAAGTCACAACAAAAGTGATCACTTCACTTCCTTTTCAAGTAGAGCTGCAGAATATCTAGCCGGACCTTTGAATGTGAAAATCTACGAAGGTAATGAAAGAATCAAATAATAAGATGGTAAAAAGACACTTCCAGTAATATAGATTGGAGGTGTCTTTTTGCTTTTGTAACTATACTTGCATAATGAATGACGAACGATTTATGAACAAGGTTAATTGATGCTAGGATGCAGAGGGACAAATTCATTTATGAAATAACTTGAAATTTAGATTTAGGCAACAACACTTCCACGCTAGTTCCTTTATCGACTTCACTTGATATATTAATAGTTCCTTTATGAGATTCAATAATACTAAAACTAACAGTCATTCCTAAGCCAATACCTTTTTCTTTTACGCTATAGAATGGCTCACCAATGTGTTTCAAACGGCTTTCCTCAATCCCACACCCATTATCTTCAAATTTAATCGCAAAATAGTTTTCATCTTTTTCGGATAAAGTGACATTGACTTCACCTTGAGTGGATATAGATTCTATAGCATTTTTTAGAATATTGATAAACACCTGTTTTAATTTACTATCATTACAATATGTATCAAAGTTTTCTAATTCATTTAAATTCAGTTGAATGTTTTGAAGCGATGCTTCTGTCGATAACAATTGAATGACTTCTTTAACAATTGTATTTATGTTTTTGTTGGAAAAAATAACTTCCGATGGTCTTGAAACAATCAATAGTTCGTTAACGATGGTATTAATTCGGTCTATTTCATCAATCAACATCTCGGTATGAGGCTCAAGATTAATGGCCTTATCTTTCCCCATTTGCAAAAAACCTTTAATAGTGGTCAAAGGGTTACGTATTTCGTGAGCAATGCCTGCAGCCAGTTCACCAATAACAGACAT from Paenisporosarcina sp. FSL H8-0542 encodes:
- a CDS encoding MarR family transcriptional regulator, which codes for MSNSCSDEGKIVYRLYEINKQTSPKFERCTGISQSRLDLLNKLFEVDEISQTELQKEVNIDHAAVTRHLKQLEEKGMVTRRKNPADNRFTFVRLTDEGRERIVAYQEEKQQFISKVLTGFNAEERSLLLDMLTRIQDNVKNINPNE
- a CDS encoding patatin-like phospholipase family protein, giving the protein MLIDGVFSGGGLKNFALVGAYQVMEEKGYRFQRVAGTSAGAILACFIAAGYTGKEIEEMLDDLDFKTLLDTRKSIVPLPIMKWIFLYWHMGLYQGNALENWFMEKLAAKGVYSFGDLPEGTLKLVASDLTNGKIIVFPDDLASYGLSADTFPIARALRMSCGIPFFFEPATLKVKNGETIFVDGGVLSNFPLWLFDDKDGNRERPVLGLKISRGHHESKGNKINNGLNLFEALFSTMQNAHDERYISRKHEKDIIFIPVDDVNTTDFDLSKEKREALIERGRSRTEQFLKSWTPPIHGRSFQTSNR
- a CDS encoding putative quinol monooxygenase, whose amino-acid sequence is MFIIHAEFQVQVEKEQAFLEEIHPLITASRAESGNVSYDLMKDIEKENLYTMVEVWQDMNAVESHNKSDHFTSFSSRAAEYLAGPLNVKIYEGNERIK
- a CDS encoding ATP-binding protein produces the protein MKKSTDFYRIIPFVYLIIGPVWVIGTDYLLYDPNTIFEKVLLLQTFKSLLFVFFTAILLYFYIKNLRDSKLIEEEKEKLTLLIDTMPDCVSFKDGEGKWLQINKFGAQLFELEGIDYRGKDDREMAQYTDYYHDALIYCIDTDEEAWRAGKVTRCEETIQLRDGSSKTFDAFKVPIFNPDGSRKGLVVIGRDITALKETESMLRQSEKMSVIGELAAGIAHEIRNPLTTIKGFLQMGKDKAINLEPHTEMLIDEIDRINTIVNELLIVSRPSEVIFSNKNINTIVKEVIQLLSTEASLQNIQLNLNELENFDTYCNDSKLKQVFINILKNAIESISTQGEVNVTLSEKDENYFAIKFEDNGCGIEESRLKHIGEPFYSVKEKGIGLGMTVSFSIIESHKGTINISSEVDKGTSVEVLLPKSKFQVIS
- a CDS encoding nitroreductase family protein; this translates as MNHTLINDFNEIVTGRRSIRNYDPTVKITRLEMTEILTTATLAPSSVNLQPWRFVVIDSPEGKATLAPLAKFNQNQVATSAAMIAVFADMNSIDYADDIYGKAVEQGLMPAEVRDAQLPAIKGLVSTMSPEQLKEMNLIDAGLVSMQLMLAARAHGYDTNPIGGYEKDQIAEAFGMDKERYYPVMLISIGKAIDKGYQSVRLPVDAITEWK